A window from Balaenoptera musculus isolate JJ_BM4_2016_0621 chromosome 8, mBalMus1.pri.v3, whole genome shotgun sequence encodes these proteins:
- the ACP2 gene encoding lysosomal acid phosphatase isoform X1 produces MAGRQFGWSRVALLQLFLGVNLMVMPPTQARRLRFVTLLYRHGDRSPVKTYPKDPYQEDEWPQGFGQLTKEGMLQHWELGQALRQRYHDFLNTSYHRQEVYVRSTDFDRTLMSAEANLAGLFPPDGMQRFNPNISWQPIPVHTVPIAEDRLLKFPLGPCPRFEQLQNETRRTPEYQNESIQNAQFLDMVANETGLTDLTLETVWNVYDTLFCEQTHGLVLPPWASPQTMQRLSRLKDFSFRFLFGIYEQAEKARLQGGVLLAQIRKNLTLMATTSQLPKLLVYSAHDTTLVALQMALDVYNGEQAPYASCHIFELYQEDTGNLSVEMYFRNESNKAPWPLTLPGCPHRCPLQDFLRLTEPVVPKDWQQECRLASSPADTEVTVALAVCGSILFLLVVLLLTVLFRTQAQPPGYRHVPDGEDHA; encoded by the exons ATGGCGGGCAGGCAGTTTGGCTGGAGCCGGGTGGCTCTTCTCCAGCTCTTTCTTGGTGTGAACCTGATGGTGATGCCACCTACCCAGGCCCGGCGTCTGCGTTTCGTTACCTTG ctgtacCGACATGGAGACCGTTCGCCAGTGAAGACATACCCCAAGGACCCCTATCAGGAAGACGAATGGCCCCAGGGATTTGGTCAGCTAACCAAG GAGGGGATGCTACAGCACTGGGAGCTGGGCCAGGCTCTGCGACAGCGCTACCATGACTTCCTCAACACCTCTTACCACCGGCAAGAG GTTTATGTGCGAAGCACAGACTTTGACCGGACTCTCATGAGTGCTGAGGCCAACCTGGCTGGACTCTTCCCTCCTGATGGGATGCAGCGCTTTAACCCAAACATCTCTTGGCAGCCTATCCCCGTCCACACTGTGCCCATTGCCGAGGACAGG CTGCTCAAGTTCCCATTGGGCCCGTGTCCCCGTTTTGAACAGCTGCAGAACGAGACCCGACGGACACCGGAGTATCAGAATGAGAGTATTCAGAATGCA CAATTTCTGGATATGGTGGCCAACGAGACAGGGCTTACGGACCTGACACTGGAGACCGTCTGGAATGTCTACGACACACTCTTCTGTGAG CAGACACACGGGCTGGTCCTGCCGCCCTGGGCCTCGCCCCAAACCATGCAGCGTCTGAGCCGGCTAAAGGACTTCAGCTTCCGCTTCCTCTTCGGGATCTACGAGCAGGCAGAGAAGGCCCGGCTGCAGGGGG GAGTCCTGCTGGCTCAGATACGGAAGAACCTGACCCTGATGGCAACCACCTCCCAGCTCCCTAAGCTGCTGGTCTACTCTGCG CACGACACCACCCTGGTTGCTCTGCAAATGGCGTTGGATGTCTACAATGGTGAACAAGCCCCCTACGCGTCCTGCCACATATTTGAACTGTACCAGGAAGATACCGG GAATCTCTCCGTGGAAATGTACTTTCGGAATGAGAGTAACAAGGCCCCCTGGCCACTGACCCTGCCTGGCTGCCCTCACCGCTGCCCGCTACAGGACTTCCTTCGCCTCACGGAGCCTGTTGTGCCCAAGGACTGGCAGCAGGAGTGCCGGCTGGCGAGCAGTCCTGCAGACACAG AGGTGACCGTGGCCTTGGCTGTATGTGGctccatcctcttcctcctcgtAGTGCTGCTCCTCACCGTCCTCTTCCGGACGCAGGCCCAGCCTCCTGGCTACCGCCACGTTCCAGACGGGGAGGATCACGCCTGA
- the ACP2 gene encoding lysosomal acid phosphatase isoform X4: MLYRHGDRSPVKTYPKDPYQEDEWPQGFGQLTKEGMLQHWELGQALRQRYHDFLNTSYHRQEVYVRSTDFDRTLMSAEANLAGLFPPDGMQRFNPNISWQPIPVHTVPIAEDRLLKFPLGPCPRFEQLQNETRRTPEYQNESIQNAQFLDMVANETGLTDLTLETVWNVYDTLFCEQTHGLVLPPWASPQTMQRLSRLKDFSFRFLFGIYEQAEKARLQGGVLLAQIRKNLTLMATTSQLPKLLVYSAHDTTLVALQMALDVYNGEQAPYASCHIFELYQEDTGNLSVEMYFRNESNKAPWPLTLPGCPHRCPLQDFLRLTEPVVPKDWQQECRLASSPADTEVTVALAVCGSILFLLVVLLLTVLFRTQAQPPGYRHVPDGEDHA; encoded by the exons ATG ctgtacCGACATGGAGACCGTTCGCCAGTGAAGACATACCCCAAGGACCCCTATCAGGAAGACGAATGGCCCCAGGGATTTGGTCAGCTAACCAAG GAGGGGATGCTACAGCACTGGGAGCTGGGCCAGGCTCTGCGACAGCGCTACCATGACTTCCTCAACACCTCTTACCACCGGCAAGAG GTTTATGTGCGAAGCACAGACTTTGACCGGACTCTCATGAGTGCTGAGGCCAACCTGGCTGGACTCTTCCCTCCTGATGGGATGCAGCGCTTTAACCCAAACATCTCTTGGCAGCCTATCCCCGTCCACACTGTGCCCATTGCCGAGGACAGG CTGCTCAAGTTCCCATTGGGCCCGTGTCCCCGTTTTGAACAGCTGCAGAACGAGACCCGACGGACACCGGAGTATCAGAATGAGAGTATTCAGAATGCA CAATTTCTGGATATGGTGGCCAACGAGACAGGGCTTACGGACCTGACACTGGAGACCGTCTGGAATGTCTACGACACACTCTTCTGTGAG CAGACACACGGGCTGGTCCTGCCGCCCTGGGCCTCGCCCCAAACCATGCAGCGTCTGAGCCGGCTAAAGGACTTCAGCTTCCGCTTCCTCTTCGGGATCTACGAGCAGGCAGAGAAGGCCCGGCTGCAGGGGG GAGTCCTGCTGGCTCAGATACGGAAGAACCTGACCCTGATGGCAACCACCTCCCAGCTCCCTAAGCTGCTGGTCTACTCTGCG CACGACACCACCCTGGTTGCTCTGCAAATGGCGTTGGATGTCTACAATGGTGAACAAGCCCCCTACGCGTCCTGCCACATATTTGAACTGTACCAGGAAGATACCGG GAATCTCTCCGTGGAAATGTACTTTCGGAATGAGAGTAACAAGGCCCCCTGGCCACTGACCCTGCCTGGCTGCCCTCACCGCTGCCCGCTACAGGACTTCCTTCGCCTCACGGAGCCTGTTGTGCCCAAGGACTGGCAGCAGGAGTGCCGGCTGGCGAGCAGTCCTGCAGACACAG AGGTGACCGTGGCCTTGGCTGTATGTGGctccatcctcttcctcctcgtAGTGCTGCTCCTCACCGTCCTCTTCCGGACGCAGGCCCAGCCTCCTGGCTACCGCCACGTTCCAGACGGGGAGGATCACGCCTGA
- the ACP2 gene encoding lysosomal acid phosphatase isoform X3 translates to MAGRQFGWSRVALLQLFLGVNLMVMPPTQARRLRFVTLLYRHGDRSPVKTYPKDPYQEDEWPQGFGQLTKEGMLQHWELGQALRQRYHDFLNTSYHRQEVYVRSTDFDRTLMSAEANLAGLFPPDGMQRFNPNISWQPIPVHTVPIAEDRLLKFPLGPCPRFEQLQNETRRTPEYQNESIQNAQFLDMVANETGLTDLTLETVWNVYDTLFCEQTHGLVLPPWASPQTMQRLSRLKDFSFRFLFGIYEQAEKARLQGGVLLAQIRKNLTLMATTSQLPKLLVYSAHDTTLVALQMALDVYNGEQAPYASCHIFELYQEDTGNLSVEMYFRNESNKAPWPLTLPGCPHRCPLQDFLRLTEPVVPKDWQQECRLASSPADTGFASSVLPSKDLKCR, encoded by the exons ATGGCGGGCAGGCAGTTTGGCTGGAGCCGGGTGGCTCTTCTCCAGCTCTTTCTTGGTGTGAACCTGATGGTGATGCCACCTACCCAGGCCCGGCGTCTGCGTTTCGTTACCTTG ctgtacCGACATGGAGACCGTTCGCCAGTGAAGACATACCCCAAGGACCCCTATCAGGAAGACGAATGGCCCCAGGGATTTGGTCAGCTAACCAAG GAGGGGATGCTACAGCACTGGGAGCTGGGCCAGGCTCTGCGACAGCGCTACCATGACTTCCTCAACACCTCTTACCACCGGCAAGAG GTTTATGTGCGAAGCACAGACTTTGACCGGACTCTCATGAGTGCTGAGGCCAACCTGGCTGGACTCTTCCCTCCTGATGGGATGCAGCGCTTTAACCCAAACATCTCTTGGCAGCCTATCCCCGTCCACACTGTGCCCATTGCCGAGGACAGG CTGCTCAAGTTCCCATTGGGCCCGTGTCCCCGTTTTGAACAGCTGCAGAACGAGACCCGACGGACACCGGAGTATCAGAATGAGAGTATTCAGAATGCA CAATTTCTGGATATGGTGGCCAACGAGACAGGGCTTACGGACCTGACACTGGAGACCGTCTGGAATGTCTACGACACACTCTTCTGTGAG CAGACACACGGGCTGGTCCTGCCGCCCTGGGCCTCGCCCCAAACCATGCAGCGTCTGAGCCGGCTAAAGGACTTCAGCTTCCGCTTCCTCTTCGGGATCTACGAGCAGGCAGAGAAGGCCCGGCTGCAGGGGG GAGTCCTGCTGGCTCAGATACGGAAGAACCTGACCCTGATGGCAACCACCTCCCAGCTCCCTAAGCTGCTGGTCTACTCTGCG CACGACACCACCCTGGTTGCTCTGCAAATGGCGTTGGATGTCTACAATGGTGAACAAGCCCCCTACGCGTCCTGCCACATATTTGAACTGTACCAGGAAGATACCGG GAATCTCTCCGTGGAAATGTACTTTCGGAATGAGAGTAACAAGGCCCCCTGGCCACTGACCCTGCCTGGCTGCCCTCACCGCTGCCCGCTACAGGACTTCCTTCGCCTCACGGAGCCTGTTGTGCCCAAGGACTGGCAGCAGGAGTGCCGGCTGGCGAGCAGTCCTGCAGACACAG GATTTGCCTCCTCCGTGCTCCCTTCTAAGGACCTGAAATGTAGATGA
- the ACP2 gene encoding lysosomal acid phosphatase isoform X2 — protein MAGRQFGWSRVALLQLFLGVNLMVMPPTQARRLRFVTLLYRHGDRSPVKTYPKDPYQEDEWPQGFGQLTKEGMLQHWELGQALRQRYHDFLNTSYHRQEVYVRSTDFDRTLMSAEANLAGLFPPDGMQRFNPNISWQPIPVHTVPIAEDRLLKFPLGPCPRFEQLQNETRRTPEYQNESIQNAQFLDMVANETGLTDLTLETVWNVYDTLFCETHGLVLPPWASPQTMQRLSRLKDFSFRFLFGIYEQAEKARLQGGVLLAQIRKNLTLMATTSQLPKLLVYSAHDTTLVALQMALDVYNGEQAPYASCHIFELYQEDTGNLSVEMYFRNESNKAPWPLTLPGCPHRCPLQDFLRLTEPVVPKDWQQECRLASSPADTEVTVALAVCGSILFLLVVLLLTVLFRTQAQPPGYRHVPDGEDHA, from the exons ATGGCGGGCAGGCAGTTTGGCTGGAGCCGGGTGGCTCTTCTCCAGCTCTTTCTTGGTGTGAACCTGATGGTGATGCCACCTACCCAGGCCCGGCGTCTGCGTTTCGTTACCTTG ctgtacCGACATGGAGACCGTTCGCCAGTGAAGACATACCCCAAGGACCCCTATCAGGAAGACGAATGGCCCCAGGGATTTGGTCAGCTAACCAAG GAGGGGATGCTACAGCACTGGGAGCTGGGCCAGGCTCTGCGACAGCGCTACCATGACTTCCTCAACACCTCTTACCACCGGCAAGAG GTTTATGTGCGAAGCACAGACTTTGACCGGACTCTCATGAGTGCTGAGGCCAACCTGGCTGGACTCTTCCCTCCTGATGGGATGCAGCGCTTTAACCCAAACATCTCTTGGCAGCCTATCCCCGTCCACACTGTGCCCATTGCCGAGGACAGG CTGCTCAAGTTCCCATTGGGCCCGTGTCCCCGTTTTGAACAGCTGCAGAACGAGACCCGACGGACACCGGAGTATCAGAATGAGAGTATTCAGAATGCA CAATTTCTGGATATGGTGGCCAACGAGACAGGGCTTACGGACCTGACACTGGAGACCGTCTGGAATGTCTACGACACACTCTTCTGTGAG ACACACGGGCTGGTCCTGCCGCCCTGGGCCTCGCCCCAAACCATGCAGCGTCTGAGCCGGCTAAAGGACTTCAGCTTCCGCTTCCTCTTCGGGATCTACGAGCAGGCAGAGAAGGCCCGGCTGCAGGGGG GAGTCCTGCTGGCTCAGATACGGAAGAACCTGACCCTGATGGCAACCACCTCCCAGCTCCCTAAGCTGCTGGTCTACTCTGCG CACGACACCACCCTGGTTGCTCTGCAAATGGCGTTGGATGTCTACAATGGTGAACAAGCCCCCTACGCGTCCTGCCACATATTTGAACTGTACCAGGAAGATACCGG GAATCTCTCCGTGGAAATGTACTTTCGGAATGAGAGTAACAAGGCCCCCTGGCCACTGACCCTGCCTGGCTGCCCTCACCGCTGCCCGCTACAGGACTTCCTTCGCCTCACGGAGCCTGTTGTGCCCAAGGACTGGCAGCAGGAGTGCCGGCTGGCGAGCAGTCCTGCAGACACAG AGGTGACCGTGGCCTTGGCTGTATGTGGctccatcctcttcctcctcgtAGTGCTGCTCCTCACCGTCCTCTTCCGGACGCAGGCCCAGCCTCCTGGCTACCGCCACGTTCCAGACGGGGAGGATCACGCCTGA